The Thamnophis elegans isolate rThaEle1 unplaced genomic scaffold, rThaEle1.pri scaffold_95_arrow_ctg1, whole genome shotgun sequence genome includes a window with the following:
- the LOC116523703 gene encoding ephrin-A4-like, whose product MRPTEALLLLPWGLFLFWGALLARQVRGLRHSVYWNASNPRFFNSDGGYAIQVSINDYLDIYCPHYDRPLVSGKPESFTLLMVNADGYQGCYETPGAFKRWECNRPYAAYGAVRFSEKIQRFTPFSLGIEFQSGREYYYISIPAPESPGQCLKLRVLVCCKAATTADPATEAPKSQPRGRGGPEKAEVIRAHSPAPIRLSVACLALLVVPFLWL is encoded by the exons ATGCGCCCCACGgaggcgctgctgctgctgccttggGGGCTCTTCCTCTTTTGGGGGGCCCTGCTGGCCCGGCAGGTGCGAGGCCTCCGCCACAGCGTCTACTGGAACGCCAGCAACCCCAG GTTCTTCAATTCAGATGGAGGTTATGCCATTCAGGTGTCCATCAACGATTACCTGGATATCTACTGCCCGCATTATGACCGGCCTCTGGTCAGCGGGAAGCCGGAATCCTTCACTTTGCTTATGGTCAACGCCGACGGATACCAAGGCTGCTACGAAACGCCGGGCGCTTTCAAACGTTGGGAGTGTAACCGCCCGTATGCGGCCTACGGCGCCGTCCGGTTCTCGGAGAAAATCCAGAGGTTTACCCCGTTTTCGTTGGGCATCGAATTCCAGAGCGGCCGTGAATATTACTATATAT CTATCCCTGCCCCGGAGAGTCCTGGCCAGTGTTTGAAGCTACGCGTTTTGGTCTGCTGCAAAGCCGCGACCA CCGCAGACCCCGCGACGGAGGCCCCCAAATCTCAGCCCCGAGGGAGAGGAGGTCCAGAGA aAGCAGAGGTCATTCGGGCACACAGCCCTGCCCCGATCCGGCTTAGCGTCGCCTGCCTGGCTCTCCTGGTGGTGCCCTTTCTCTGGCTCTGA